The following proteins are co-located in the Primulina tabacum isolate GXHZ01 chromosome 11, ASM2559414v2, whole genome shotgun sequence genome:
- the LOC142519835 gene encoding F-box/kelch-repeat protein At3g06240-like, producing MADQTLPKDVLIQVLIRLPAKSIVKFRCVSKTWRDLIKSPIFIQEHQKRERKQRVLLVKRFLPPKTRDYKVSSSPKHWTSILKDLEISSYGHLHIVSHSLPPQNGQGETYSFHDLEFPELLVSPDLLIPIPILILNASDIPLHRHWDLNISIHGPCNGLICITFEETVFLCNPALREYKMIPPLRFPLGYISIPLQHGFWFEPITGVYKVIRITNISYMADVVPGAEFSFVFGESQVRFDLYNSASNSWKQIDAKVPDISYLPGYDLFYNGTIHWIAINASFSFPSILCFDVSAETFRLLYFPCNFNPCVRNLRLMEFNERLAVVRYPHPLIEPHKTEIWVMTEYGVKESWTKQFVIDPNCVICPFTFLKNELLLVESGHDQSASCGLHESHFKGFQFYGDYSSMTAVFYEESLISLNQIIASDR from the coding sequence ATGGCAGATCAAACGCTACCGAAGGATGTCCTCATCCAAGTGTTGATACGTCTACCGGCGAAATCTATAGTAAAATTCAGGTGCGTTTCAAAAACTTGGCGTGATTTGATCAAGAGTCCTATATTCATCCAAGAACACCAAAAACGTGAGAGAAAACAGAGGGTACTGCTTGTGAAACGATTTTTGCCACCAAAAACTAGAGATTATAAGGTAAGCTCCTCTCCGAAACACTGGACTTCAATCTTGAAAGATTTGGAAATCTCTTCCTACGGCCATTTGCATATCGTAAGTCACAGTTTGCCACCACAAAATGGACAAGGTGAAACATATTCTTTTCACGACCTGGAGTTCCCCGAATTATTGGTCTCACCCGATCTGTTGATTCCGATTCCGATTCTGATTCTGAATGCTTCGGACATCCCTTTGCACCGGCATTGGGACTTAAACATCTCAATTCACGGCCCCTGCAATGGCCTTATTTGCATTACTTTTGAAGAAACTGTTTTCTTGTGCAATCCGGCATTGCGAGAATACAAGATGATCCCCCCTCTGAGATTTCCATTGGGCTATATTTCCATTCCTTTACAACATGGATTTTGGTTTGAGCCAATTACTGGTGTTTACAAGGTTATTCGGATAACGAATATAAGTTATATGGCAGATGTGGTGCCCGGTGCAGAATTCTCATTCGTTTTCGGGGAGAGTCAGGTCAGGTTCGACTTGTACAATTCAGCCTCCAATTCCTGGAAACAAATAGATGCAAAAGTACCTGATATTAGTTATTTACCTGGTTATGATCTCTTTTATAATGGCACAATTCACTGGATCGCAATCAACGCTTCCTTTAGTTTTCCTTCCATTCTTTGCTTCGACGTGAGCGCAGAGACTTTTCGACTGTTATACTTCCCCTGCAATTTCAATCCTTGTGTAAGGAACCTGAGGCTGATGGAGTTCAATGAAAGACTCGCTGTGGTTCGGTATCCACACCCGCTGATAGAACCACACAAGACCGAGATTTGGGTGATGACGGAATACGGGGTGAAAGAATCATGGACAAAACAGTTTGTGATCGACCCTAATTGTGTTATCTGCCCTTTTACGTTTTTGAAGAATGAGTTGTTGCTGGTTGAATCTGGCCATGACCAGTCGGCATCTTGTGGACTCCATGAAAGCCACTTCAAGGGGTTTCAGTTCTACGGAGATTATAGTTCGATGACCGCGGTTTTCTACGAGGAGAGTTTGATCAGTTTGAATCAAATTATTGCAAGTGACCGCTGA